One genomic window of Anabaena sphaerica FACHB-251 includes the following:
- a CDS encoding DUF5615 family PIN-like protein: MNGFLFDEKLPTKVQFTPSLPVIHVSILGNSPSDTQIWEYAKEKELVIVTKDADFSDRLMVDSSPPKIVHLRFGNMRKREFHSFLARVCPEIEMLVIDHKLINVYSDQIEAFK; the protein is encoded by the coding sequence ATGAATGGGTTTTTATTTGATGAAAAACTTCCCACTAAAGTCCAATTTACTCCATCTTTACCCGTCATTCATGTTTCTATTTTAGGGAATAGTCCAAGTGATACCCAAATCTGGGAGTATGCAAAGGAAAAAGAATTGGTGATTGTTACTAAAGATGCTGATTTTTCAGATCGCTTGATGGTTGATTCTTCTCCACCTAAAATAGTGCATCTACGTTTTGGGAATATGCGAAAACGTGAATTTCACTCATTTCTAGCTAGAGTTTGTCCAGAGATTGAAATGTTAGTTATTGATCACAAGCTAATTAATGTTTATTCGGATCAAATTGAAGCATTTAAATAG
- a CDS encoding DUF433 domain-containing protein, with amino-acid sequence MEKRITIHPDICNGRPVITNTRISVQTIIEFLGAGDSIEEVLEEYPSLEREDIYACIQFAAKLMGNHYEVRKIA; translated from the coding sequence ATGGAAAAGCGAATAACTATTCATCCAGATATTTGCAATGGCAGACCTGTTATTACAAACACTCGAATTTCTGTACAAACAATTATAGAATTTTTAGGTGCAGGTGATTCTATCGAAGAAGTTCTAGAAGAATACCCATCTTTAGAAAGAGAAGATATTTATGCTTGCATCCAATTCGCGGCAAAATTGATGGGGAATCATTACGAAGTGAGAAAAATTGCATGA
- a CDS encoding DUF433 domain-containing protein, whose translation MQATDIGTLIIKSSDTLGGRPRIAGTRVSVQRITAWYKSRDTPSGNICLPRFCKSGISGGH comes from the coding sequence ATGCAAGCTACTGATATTGGGACACTAATTATTAAATCATCAGACACTTTAGGGGGTCGTCCTCGGATTGCTGGTACTAGAGTTTCTGTGCAACGAATTACAGCTTGGTACAAAAGTCGAGATACTCCTTCTGGAAACATTTGTCTCCCCAGGTTTTGTAAATCTGGTATCTCTGGAGGACATTGA
- a CDS encoding GNAT family N-acetyltransferase yields MSDIKSGSIEFHDYPSLESDEEYKFEVLHSGQVIGIAHVKCMQDQQGKFWHLDNLFVQIKHRNHGYGTKLLNHLRHYLWSMDRLRIRVHPAIGQQAMEALVEKLQHNKEIYTEEELDAMDKELYLAMQQPDFWQKQAEISETQDSKELVEWYRKREFTHDDPDGKHLWCYSE; encoded by the coding sequence ATGAGTGATATCAAATCTGGTAGCATCGAATTTCATGATTACCCATCTTTAGAATCAGATGAAGAGTACAAATTTGAGGTTCTACATTCTGGTCAAGTAATTGGGATTGCTCACGTCAAATGTATGCAGGATCAACAGGGAAAGTTTTGGCATCTAGATAACTTGTTCGTTCAGATAAAACATCGTAATCATGGATATGGAACTAAATTGCTTAATCATCTTCGCCATTACCTTTGGAGCATGGATAGACTAAGAATTCGAGTTCACCCGGCTATTGGACAACAAGCAATGGAGGCGTTAGTCGAGAAATTACAACACAATAAGGAAATATACACTGAGGAAGAACTAGACGCTATGGATAAAGAACTGTATCTGGCAATGCAGCAACCTGATTTTTGGCAAAAGCAAGCAGAGATAAGCGAGACTCAAGATAGTAAAGAACTTGTTGAATGGTATCGTAAGCGCGAATTTACACATGATGACCCGGATGGAAAGCATCTATGGTGTTATTCTGAATAA
- a CDS encoding AAA family ATPase, whose product MLEKVILHNFKSHKSTELNFDSSRLHGLVGKNSAGKTTVLQALHNLSRLAASQFKNIFQYDKSPEFLTTMGKKNMSVTASGFWGSTNRQNWQASYSWKQQNIDYWHPTASWNIDKKEYSLEGWKKSLSEAPYPIPQSLKYAVYLKLVASNLAKAAYSEEITPRVEFDGSLLAPTLDFLRNEAPDKFQLIEEKLSRIVPNVRRIGIKRAKVSVIRKRLIEVDGKSISYDETQEMAGQEVILDMNTGERIPAHAISEGTMLTLGLLTVLMNPNQPNLVLLDDVEQGLHPKAQRELMTVFKEIIAENPNLQIIFSTHSPYIIDELVPSQVHILNNSNSGFTIAKRLDEHPDVEWAKETLTTGEFWDAEGEDWVVEGEVSD is encoded by the coding sequence ATGCTAGAAAAAGTAATACTTCATAATTTCAAAAGTCATAAATCTACAGAACTTAATTTCGATAGTTCTCGATTACATGGACTCGTAGGAAAAAACAGTGCTGGTAAAACAACTGTTCTACAAGCATTGCATAATCTAAGTAGGCTTGCTGCTTCACAATTTAAAAATATTTTTCAGTATGATAAATCACCTGAATTTCTCACAACAATGGGGAAAAAAAATATGTCTGTCACTGCTAGTGGTTTTTGGGGATCTACCAATCGGCAGAATTGGCAAGCTTCTTATAGTTGGAAGCAGCAAAATATTGATTATTGGCATCCAACAGCATCATGGAACATAGATAAAAAAGAATATAGTTTGGAAGGATGGAAAAAATCATTAAGTGAAGCTCCATATCCAATTCCGCAATCTTTGAAATATGCTGTTTACCTCAAATTAGTTGCAAGTAATCTTGCCAAAGCAGCTTACAGTGAAGAAATTACGCCAAGAGTTGAGTTTGATGGTTCGTTATTAGCACCAACTTTAGATTTTTTGCGTAATGAAGCTCCAGATAAATTTCAATTAATAGAAGAAAAATTGAGTCGGATTGTCCCAAATGTACGCAGAATTGGCATCAAGCGAGCAAAAGTTTCAGTCATTCGTAAACGTTTAATCGAAGTTGATGGTAAGTCTATTTCTTATGATGAAACTCAGGAAATGGCAGGTCAAGAAGTTATATTAGATATGAATACAGGTGAACGTATTCCAGCCCATGCAATTAGCGAAGGAACAATGTTAACTTTAGGATTATTAACTGTATTAATGAATCCTAATCAACCTAATTTAGTTTTATTAGATGATGTAGAACAGGGACTTCATCCTAAAGCACAACGTGAGTTAATGACTGTTTTTAAAGAAATCATTGCTGAAAATCCCAACTTGCAAATTATTTTCTCTACTCATTCTCCTTATATTATTGATGAACTTGTTCCTTCTCAAGTCCATATATTAAATAACAGTAATTCAGGTTTCACAATTGCCAAACGTTTGGATGAACATCCTGATGTAGAATGGGCAAAAGAAACATTAACAACTGGTGAATTTTGGGATGCTGAAGGTGAAGATTGGGTGGTAGAAGGAGAAGTCAGTGATTGA
- a CDS encoding PIN domain-containing protein has translation MKLLLDTQCFLWWFAEPERLHEEAIAHIADESNELWFSVASVWEMGIKVAIGKLPLPEPLDSYISSRMMKLGAKSLEITASHALRTVALPLHHGDPFDRMLIAQAQMESMILVTADSMFKEYQDTAILWAGNKG, from the coding sequence GTGAAGCTTTTACTGGATACACAGTGTTTTTTATGGTGGTTTGCTGAACCTGAGCGTTTGCATGAAGAGGCGATCGCACATATTGCTGATGAAAGCAATGAACTATGGTTTTCTGTTGCTAGTGTGTGGGAAATGGGGATAAAAGTTGCAATTGGTAAGTTACCATTACCAGAACCACTGGATAGTTACATTTCTAGCCGCATGATGAAATTGGGGGCGAAATCTTTGGAAATTACAGCTTCCCATGCACTCAGAACGGTGGCTTTACCTTTGCATCATGGAGATCCTTTTGACAGAATGCTCATTGCACAAGCACAGATGGAAAGTATGATTCTGGTGACAGCGGATTCAATGTTTAAAGAGTATCAAGATACTGCTATTCTTTGGGCTGGGAATAAAGGTTAA
- a CDS encoding type II toxin-antitoxin system prevent-host-death family antitoxin produces the protein METVNIHQAKTNLSRLLSRVEHGEEIIICNRGIPIAKLVPFSVSSQRRDSLGQDRGKFVIPEDFNAPLAEDILAAFEGNEE, from the coding sequence GTGGAAACCGTAAATATCCATCAAGCTAAAACGAATCTTTCACGTCTATTATCCCGTGTAGAACATGGGGAAGAAATCATTATTTGTAACCGGGGTATTCCCATCGCTAAATTAGTTCCGTTTAGTGTCTCGTCTCAACGACGGGATAGTTTAGGACAAGATCGAGGAAAATTTGTAATTCCAGAAGACTTTAATGCACCTTTAGCAGAGGACATTTTAGCAGCGTTTGAGGGGAATGAGGAGTGA
- a CDS encoding slipin family protein, producing MWKNFYIKPNEIGILYHRSDFKKVLQPGEYTYFGRHWLVKTYDLNEAEADIENLELLLRNHGTELEQYLLIVKTTFNEAALVRLGQNWISIAPNQLRAFWRGFIEVEFHLFNLEENWELPNSFVQQLRSFALNGLKKFQIFEYEIGLLYVQNNFTRPLEPGEYAFWSIDKTVAVRSISRIVPNPDFPLEDILIEKHPDFVAAYCEIVELLPSQVAIVRYRGKVISILPPTSRKLFWQGVAVEIIDISTDAKLSPALISELVEGTAEVKTLSRNYLHICQVPPQHIGLLYINQEFQTQLQPGLNAWWSFGRSWQTETIDLRLQNMEVSGQEILSKDKVPLRLNLTAGFRIQDPLKAKNGLSDITGFLYKELQFALRGAVGERTLDALLEDKGAIDSSISEYIRQKAADYGIEVDSVGVKDIILPGEIKAILSKVVEAEKAAQANVVRRREETAATRSMLNTAKVMEDNPVALRLKELEVLERIAEKIDRIQVNGSLDSILTDLIRMNPQ from the coding sequence ATGTGGAAAAACTTTTACATTAAACCTAACGAAATTGGCATTTTATATCACCGCAGCGACTTTAAGAAAGTTTTACAACCTGGTGAATATACTTATTTTGGTCGTCATTGGCTAGTTAAAACTTATGACCTCAATGAAGCAGAAGCGGATATTGAAAACCTAGAATTATTGTTGCGAAATCATGGAACAGAACTAGAACAATATCTACTAATTGTTAAAACTACATTTAACGAAGCTGCTTTAGTCCGTTTGGGTCAGAATTGGATAAGTATTGCTCCTAATCAATTACGGGCTTTTTGGCGAGGTTTTATAGAAGTAGAATTCCATCTTTTCAACTTAGAAGAAAACTGGGAATTGCCTAATTCTTTTGTCCAGCAATTGCGATCATTTGCGTTAAATGGACTGAAGAAATTCCAAATCTTTGAGTATGAGATTGGTTTACTATATGTACAAAATAATTTTACCCGACCTCTAGAACCAGGAGAGTATGCCTTTTGGTCAATAGATAAGACAGTAGCGGTGCGGAGTATTAGCCGGATTGTCCCTAACCCCGATTTTCCTCTAGAAGATATACTAATTGAAAAACATCCTGATTTTGTTGCTGCTTACTGTGAAATTGTGGAATTACTGCCTTCGCAAGTTGCAATTGTGCGCTATCGAGGTAAGGTAATTTCTATTTTACCACCCACAAGCCGCAAACTATTTTGGCAAGGTGTGGCAGTGGAAATTATTGATATTAGCACAGATGCAAAATTATCACCTGCATTAATTTCTGAATTGGTGGAAGGAACAGCAGAAGTAAAAACACTGAGTCGAAACTATTTACATATTTGTCAAGTTCCTCCCCAACATATTGGACTATTATATATTAATCAGGAATTTCAAACACAATTACAACCAGGATTAAATGCTTGGTGGTCATTTGGACGTTCTTGGCAAACGGAAACTATTGATTTGCGATTGCAAAACATGGAAGTTTCCGGTCAAGAAATCCTCTCTAAAGACAAAGTACCTTTGCGGTTAAATTTAACTGCTGGTTTTCGCATTCAAGACCCATTAAAAGCAAAAAATGGGTTATCAGATATTACTGGATTCTTGTACAAAGAGTTGCAATTTGCTTTGCGTGGTGCAGTGGGTGAACGGACTTTAGATGCTTTGTTAGAAGATAAAGGCGCAATTGATAGCAGTATCTCTGAATATATTCGTCAAAAAGCCGCAGACTATGGAATTGAAGTTGATTCTGTAGGTGTGAAAGATATTATTTTACCTGGAGAAATTAAGGCAATTTTGAGTAAGGTTGTTGAAGCTGAAAAAGCTGCTCAAGCAAATGTTGTCAGACGTAGAGAAGAGACTGCTGCCACTCGGAGTATGTTAAATACTGCGAAGGTGATGGAAGATAATCCGGTGGCGTTGCGGTTGAAGGAATTGGAAGTTTTAGAACGTATTGCGGAGAAGATTGATCGGATTCAGGTAAATGGTAGTTTGGATAGTATTTTGACAGATTTGATTCGCATGAATCCGCAGTGA
- a CDS encoding peptidylprolyl isomerase: MFKILGKLEATKQPIAQISNLIFMTNPTATLETSLGTITLELFTDVMPITAGNFIKLAKSGFYDGLHFHRVIKNFMVQFGCPHSKDPSSPRAGTGNGPDGCIQDEHPADGKISNEPGTLSMANTGAPNSGSCQFFINTVHNSYLDWFTPGPSKHPVFGRVTEGMDVLKAIETTPTGQGDRPKTPVKMIKVTIHE, translated from the coding sequence ATGTTCAAGATTTTGGGTAAACTGGAAGCGACAAAACAACCCATTGCACAGATTAGTAATTTAATATTCATGACAAATCCCACCGCAACTCTGGAAACGTCTCTTGGTACTATTACTCTTGAGCTATTCACCGACGTTATGCCCATAACGGCTGGAAACTTCATCAAATTGGCTAAAAGTGGCTTTTATGATGGTCTGCATTTCCACCGTGTGATTAAAAACTTCATGGTGCAGTTTGGTTGTCCTCACAGTAAAGATCCTAGCTCTCCTCGTGCAGGGACAGGTAATGGTCCTGATGGGTGCATTCAAGATGAGCATCCCGCAGATGGGAAAATTTCCAATGAACCAGGAACTCTATCTATGGCTAATACGGGGGCCCCTAATAGTGGGAGTTGCCAGTTTTTCATCAACACTGTTCACAACTCCTATTTAGATTGGTTTACACCCGGTCCATCCAAGCATCCTGTTTTTGGTCGAGTTACTGAAGGTATGGATGTATTGAAAGCCATTGAAACCACTCCAACGGGACAAGGCGATCGCCCAAAAACTCCAGTTAAAATGATCAAAGTTACCATTCACGAATAA
- a CDS encoding ADP-ribosylglycohydrolase family protein — protein sequence MEKNMLGAIAGDIIGSLYEINNIKTKDFLLLNPDSIFTDDTVLTVAVADKLLDHSDYEEIFKSYYHRYSARGYGKSFHRWAKGEIVGAYNSYGNGSAMRVSPVGYAFDNLEQVLAEAKISAEITHNHPEGIKGAQAVAAIIFLARTGTSREEIKSYTETNFGYELNQSLDEIRPTYKFDVSCQGSVPQAIIAFLESTDFEDAIRNAISIGGDSDTISCITGGIAEAFYGSVPTFIAEYAISKITKHLYGTIEKFQKKYCN from the coding sequence GTGGAGAAAAATATGCTAGGAGCGATCGCAGGTGATATTATTGGCTCATTGTATGAAATTAATAATATTAAAACTAAGGATTTTCTTCTTTTAAACCCCGATAGTATTTTTACAGATGATACAGTTTTAACAGTAGCAGTAGCCGATAAACTTCTAGATCATAGCGACTATGAAGAAATATTTAAATCCTATTATCATCGCTATTCAGCTAGAGGCTATGGCAAAAGTTTTCATCGGTGGGCTAAAGGTGAAATTGTCGGAGCTTATAATAGTTATGGCAACGGTTCAGCCATGAGAGTAAGTCCTGTTGGCTATGCTTTTGATAATTTAGAACAAGTATTAGCAGAAGCAAAAATTAGTGCAGAAATAACTCATAACCATCCTGAAGGCATCAAAGGAGCGCAAGCAGTAGCAGCAATTATTTTTTTAGCACGAACAGGTACAAGCCGAGAAGAAATTAAATCATATACTGAAACTAATTTTGGTTATGAGTTGAATCAAAGTTTAGATGAAATTCGCCCTACTTATAAGTTTGATGTTAGTTGTCAGGGAAGTGTACCCCAAGCAATTATCGCTTTTTTAGAATCAACAGATTTTGAAGATGCAATTAGAAATGCTATTTCCATTGGTGGTGATAGTGATACAATTTCTTGTATCACAGGAGGAATTGCCGAAGCCTTTTATGGAAGTGTGCCGACATTTATAGCAGAATATGCTATTTCTAAAATCACAAAACATCTTTATGGAACCATAGAGAAATTTCAAAAAAAATACTGTAATTAA
- the nifD gene encoding nitrogenase molybdenum-iron protein alpha chain has product MASTDDKKIVEQRKELVKEVLKAYPEKAAKKREKHLNVYEEGKADCGVKSNIKSLPGVMTARGCAYAGSKGVVWGPIKDMIHISHGPVGCGYWSWSGRRNYYLGVTGVDTFGTMHFTSDFQERDIVFGGDKKLTKLIEELDVLFPLNRGVSIQSECPIGLIGDDIEAVAKKSAKAIGKPVVPVRCEGFRGVSQSLGHHIANDMIRDWVFPRADKAKKDGTLKFEGTPYDVAIIGDYNIGGDAWASRILLEEIGLRVVAQWSGDGTINEMLMTPNVKMNLIHCYRSMNYISRHMEEAYGIPWLEYNFFGPTKIAASLREIASKFDEKIQANAEKVIAKYQPTMDAIVSKYRPRLEGKTVAMMVGGLRPRHVVPAFQDLGMKMIGTGYEFAHNDDYKRTTNYIENGTIVYDDVTAYEFEEFIKALKPDLVASGVKEKYVFQKMGLPFRQMHSWDYSEPSNVG; this is encoded by the coding sequence ATGGCTTCGACCGATGACAAGAAGATTGTTGAACAAAGAAAAGAACTAGTTAAAGAAGTTCTGAAAGCTTACCCCGAAAAAGCTGCTAAAAAGCGCGAGAAGCACTTAAACGTATACGAAGAAGGTAAGGCTGATTGCGGTGTTAAGTCTAACATCAAATCCCTTCCTGGTGTAATGACCGCTCGTGGTTGTGCTTACGCAGGTTCTAAAGGTGTGGTTTGGGGTCCTATTAAGGACATGATCCACATCAGCCACGGTCCTGTAGGTTGCGGTTACTGGTCTTGGTCTGGTCGTCGTAACTACTACTTAGGTGTAACTGGTGTCGATACCTTCGGTACAATGCACTTCACCTCCGACTTCCAAGAACGCGACATCGTGTTCGGTGGAGACAAGAAACTGACCAAGTTAATTGAAGAATTAGACGTATTATTCCCCTTAAATCGTGGGGTTTCTATTCAATCTGAATGTCCCATTGGTCTAATTGGGGATGACATTGAAGCAGTAGCTAAGAAGTCTGCTAAAGCAATTGGTAAGCCTGTTGTTCCTGTCCGTTGTGAAGGTTTCCGTGGTGTGTCTCAGTCTTTAGGACACCACATTGCTAACGACATGATTCGTGACTGGGTATTCCCCAGAGCAGACAAGGCTAAGAAAGACGGTACATTGAAGTTTGAAGGAACTCCTTATGATGTAGCCATCATTGGTGACTACAACATCGGTGGTGATGCTTGGGCCAGCCGTATTCTGTTAGAAGAAATCGGTTTGCGCGTTGTTGCTCAATGGTCTGGTGACGGTACAATCAACGAAATGTTGATGACCCCCAACGTGAAGATGAACCTCATCCACTGTTACCGCTCGATGAACTACATCAGCCGTCACATGGAAGAAGCTTATGGTATACCCTGGCTTGAGTATAATTTCTTCGGTCCTACCAAGATTGCTGCATCTTTACGCGAAATTGCTTCCAAGTTTGACGAAAAAATCCAAGCAAATGCTGAAAAAGTAATTGCTAAGTACCAACCCACAATGGATGCGATCGTTTCTAAGTATCGCCCCCGCTTGGAAGGTAAGACTGTAGCAATGATGGTTGGTGGTCTACGTCCCCGTCACGTTGTTCCCGCGTTCCAAGATTTGGGAATGAAGATGATTGGTACTGGTTATGAGTTCGCTCATAATGACGACTATAAACGTACTACCAACTACATCGAAAACGGAACTATCGTTTATGACGACGTTACCGCTTACGAATTTGAAGAATTCATCAAAGCATTGAAGCCAGACTTAGTTGCTTCTGGTGTGAAAGAGAAGTATGTCTTCCAAAAGATGGGCTTACCTTTCCGTCAAATGCACTCTTGGGATTACTCCGAACCTAGTAATGTTGGTTGA
- a CDS encoding integrase has protein sequence MQAVENQENHLTAKLATELKAINGRLRAARVSVSVRKSGNSLQLRSTLPIKPGDIDKNGIGTKQYDISLGIPFSFDGLNTAEEEANELGKLIARKQFVWNDKYLGKTRFKAKFITIGELISEFEQNYFQTRKRTLKSNNTFNSYFYIAKTHLPKDKLAIDANFIDAVKSCPSSDSVKNELIKVIRVLCKCSGLEVPELSNLKIKAISQRKRDIPTDAEIEQEYLKFENYAINRSSKLITREDRNNWKLWRWIYGMLATYGLRPIEIFVNPDLNWWLSSENVMNTWRVNEECKTGAREALPLYPRWVETFNLKTDTEAINLLKAKIKNKVTSREINSARHGTDRWFRFVGVNFQPYDLRHAWAIRAHLMGIPIKAAADNLGHSVNMHTSIYQKWFSLENRKVAIEEAIKKKSKSEDLQDMVIRLEQENEKLKIENERLRLEMGNQSLMRVIN, from the coding sequence ATGCAAGCAGTAGAAAATCAAGAAAATCATCTGACGGCAAAATTAGCAACAGAATTAAAGGCAATTAATGGTAGACTAAGAGCCGCTAGGGTGAGTGTTTCTGTCAGAAAATCTGGTAATTCATTACAGTTGAGAAGTACCCTTCCTATTAAACCAGGTGATATTGATAAAAACGGTATAGGCACAAAGCAATATGATATTTCTTTGGGGATACCATTCAGTTTTGATGGTTTAAATACTGCGGAAGAGGAAGCTAATGAGTTAGGAAAATTGATTGCTAGGAAACAATTTGTATGGAATGATAAATATTTAGGCAAAACAAGATTTAAAGCCAAATTTATAACAATTGGAGAGTTGATTTCTGAGTTTGAGCAAAACTATTTCCAAACTAGAAAACGCACGCTCAAAAGTAACAATACTTTTAATAGTTATTTCTATATTGCTAAAACACATTTGCCAAAGGATAAGTTAGCGATAGATGCTAATTTTATTGATGCTGTGAAATCTTGCCCTTCATCGGATAGTGTGAAAAATGAATTAATTAAGGTGATTAGGGTTTTGTGTAAATGTTCTGGTTTAGAGGTTCCAGAATTGAGTAATTTAAAAATTAAAGCTATTTCTCAACGTAAACGTGATATACCCACTGATGCAGAAATAGAACAAGAATATCTGAAGTTTGAAAATTATGCTATTAATCGTTCTAGTAAGTTGATAACTAGGGAAGATAGAAATAATTGGAAATTGTGGAGATGGATTTATGGAATGTTAGCGACTTATGGATTAAGACCAATTGAAATTTTTGTTAATCCTGATTTAAATTGGTGGTTATCTTCAGAAAATGTGATGAATACATGGCGTGTTAATGAAGAATGTAAAACGGGAGCAAGGGAAGCTTTACCATTATATCCGCGTTGGGTAGAAACTTTTAATTTAAAAACAGATACAGAAGCAATTAATTTATTAAAAGCGAAAATTAAAAATAAAGTTACGAGTAGAGAAATAAACTCTGCGCGACATGGTACAGATAGATGGTTTAGATTTGTGGGTGTGAATTTTCAACCTTATGATTTACGTCACGCTTGGGCAATTAGAGCGCATTTAATGGGTATTCCCATTAAAGCTGCTGCTGATAATTTGGGTCATTCTGTGAATATGCACACTTCGATTTATCAAAAGTGGTTTAGTTTGGAAAATCGTAAGGTTGCGATTGAGGAAGCGATTAAGAAAAAATCGAAGTCGGAAGATTTACAGGATATGGTGATTAGATTGGAACAGGAAAATGAGAAGTTGAAAATTGAGAATGAGAGATTGAGGTTAGAAATGGGAAATCAAAGTTTAATGAGAGTGATTAATTAA
- a CDS encoding glycosyltransferase family 39 protein, protein MQLFNWRSTVYAGWFHPLLLLIWFIIGLSLRLANLTGKPPWTDEFATLVFSLGNNFLQVPLDQAIAPNILLQPLQPNPAASIGDVIHTIITQDNHPPLYFVLAHLWMKLFPHPEGLISLFGARSLPALLGAASIPFAYILGRLAFRSRLVGQMAAAMMAVSPYGIFIAQEARHYTLAILWVMASLACLVIAIRHLQNHTQLPITVAISWLGINALGIATHYFFTLTLCAEALVLILLPWYHQTQAKVKINSPHLPISYSPLWWRIYAVAVGTGVAGLVWLPSFLQNPYRSSMTDWIQVSRVGLDWVNPIFQALAAWITMISLLPVEAPQLTIVIFSGLVMLIFFIWATPILVSGFKLQLQQPENSLMTQVLAGVVLGAIALFFIFTYILGIDITRGARYNFVYFPTVIILLGASLAVCYQNQDIGKWGITGKKAVTLIWLMGLISAITVTSNLGYRKYYRPDLLVPLIEQNSQVPVLIATTHKSLVQTGEMMGIAWKLKFSGSQVISQFLLAHQAKDPKTSTKALENTLKSLPRPLDLWLVNFHAPVAEEVKKCIADTQALPGIYGYDYKIYHCP, encoded by the coding sequence ATGCAATTGTTTAATTGGCGCTCTACTGTCTATGCTGGCTGGTTTCATCCGCTGCTATTACTAATTTGGTTTATTATTGGTCTTAGCTTACGTTTAGCTAATTTGACGGGAAAGCCTCCTTGGACTGATGAATTTGCCACCTTGGTGTTTAGTCTGGGGAATAATTTTTTACAAGTACCCCTTGATCAAGCGATCGCACCTAATATTTTATTGCAACCACTCCAACCAAACCCAGCAGCTAGTATTGGGGATGTGATTCATACCATAATCACACAAGATAACCATCCACCACTGTATTTTGTCCTAGCTCATCTGTGGATGAAGCTATTTCCCCATCCAGAAGGCTTAATATCCCTGTTTGGAGCGCGTTCACTTCCGGCTTTACTAGGTGCAGCCTCAATTCCCTTCGCGTATATATTAGGTAGGTTAGCCTTTCGTTCTCGATTAGTGGGACAGATGGCCGCTGCTATGATGGCAGTCTCACCCTACGGTATTTTTATAGCACAAGAAGCCCGTCATTATACATTGGCAATTTTGTGGGTGATGGCTTCCTTAGCTTGCTTAGTAATTGCCATACGTCACCTACAAAACCATACACAATTACCTATCACCGTAGCAATTTCCTGGCTAGGAATTAACGCTTTAGGAATTGCTACTCACTATTTCTTCACCCTCACCCTCTGCGCTGAAGCTTTGGTTTTAATCCTGCTACCTTGGTATCACCAAACACAGGCAAAGGTAAAGATAAATTCTCCTCACCTCCCCATTTCCTATTCACCTCTGTGGTGGCGTATTTATGCTGTTGCAGTTGGTACTGGTGTAGCAGGTTTAGTATGGTTGCCCAGCTTTTTACAGAATCCGTATCGCAGTAGTATGACTGATTGGATTCAAGTTTCGCGCGTTGGACTAGATTGGGTAAACCCTATTTTTCAGGCTTTAGCAGCATGGATTACAATGATATCTTTGCTGCCAGTAGAAGCACCACAACTCACAATTGTGATTTTCTCTGGGTTAGTAATGTTGATTTTCTTTATTTGGGCAACACCGATTTTAGTTAGTGGGTTTAAATTGCAGCTACAACAACCTGAAAATAGTTTAATGACTCAGGTGTTAGCTGGGGTAGTATTGGGAGCGATCGCTTTATTCTTTATATTTACCTATATTCTAGGTATTGACATCACACGGGGCGCTCGTTACAACTTTGTTTACTTTCCCACTGTCATCATTTTATTAGGAGCTAGTTTAGCAGTTTGTTATCAAAATCAAGATATCGGTAAATGGGGAATCACGGGAAAAAAAGCCGTTACTCTCATTTGGTTGATGGGATTAATAAGCGCCATTACTGTTACGTCTAATCTTGGTTATCGTAAATACTACCGTCCTGATTTGTTAGTTCCATTGATTGAGCAAAATTCGCAGGTTCCAGTTCTCATTGCCACAACCCACAAAAGCTTAGTCCAAACTGGTGAAATGATGGGTATAGCCTGGAAATTAAAATTTTCTGGTTCACAAGTTATTTCCCAATTTCTTTTAGCTCATCAAGCAAAAGATCCCAAGACTTCTACAAAAGCTCTAGAAAATACTTTAAAATCTTTACCACGACCTTTAGATTTATGGTTAGTTAATTTTCATGCACCTGTAGCTGAAGAGGTTAAGAAATGTATTGCTGATACCCAAGCTTTACCTGGGATTTATGGCTATGATTACAAAATTTATCACTGTCCATAG